A window from Balaenoptera musculus isolate JJ_BM4_2016_0621 chromosome 8, mBalMus1.pri.v3, whole genome shotgun sequence encodes these proteins:
- the LOC118900129 gene encoding olfactory receptor 2D3: MGEENHTFVAEFIFLGLSQDLQTQILLFILFLIIYLLTVLGNLLITILIFMDSRLHTPMYFFLRNLSFTDLCFSTSIVPQVLVHFLVKRKTISFFGCMTQIIVFLLVGGTECALLAVMSYDRYVAVCKPLHYSTVMTQQVCIQLVIGSWASGALVSLVDTTFTFQLPYQGQNIINHYFCEPPALLKLASADTYSTEMAIFAMGVVILLAPVSLILVSYWNIISTVIQMQSGEGRLKAFSTCGSHLIVVVLFYGSGIFTYMWPNSKTTEEWDKMISVFYTVVTPMLNPIIYSLRNKDVKGSLRKLTGRKSSSQRQ; the protein is encoded by the coding sequence ATGGGAGAAGAAAACCACACTTTTGTGGCTGAGTTTATCTTCCTTGGCCTTTCACAGGACTTGCAGACCCAGATCctgctgtttattctttttcttatcatttatcTGTTGACTGTGCTTGGAAACCTGCTCATCACTATTCTCATCTTCATGGATTCTCGACTTCACACCCCCATGTACTTTTTTCTTAGAAATCTCTCTTTCACAGATCTCTGTTTCTCTACTAGTATTGTCCCTCAAGTGTTGGTCCACTTCCTGGTAAAGAggaaaactatttctttttttgggtgTATGACACAGatcattgttttccttttggttGGGGGCACAGAATGCGCACTGCTGGCAGTGATGTCCTATGACCGGTatgtggctgtctgcaagccccTGCACTACTCCACCGTCATGACCCAACAAGTGTGTATCCAGTTGGTCATAGGGTCCTGGGCTAGTGGCGCACTAGTGTCTCTGGTAGATACCACCTTTACTTTCCAACTTCCCTATCAAGGACAGAACATTATCAATCACTACTTTTGTGAACCCCCTGCCCTCCTGAAGCTGGCTTCAGCAGATACTTACAGCACAGAAATGGCCATCTTTGCAATGGGTGTGGTCATCCTCTTAGCTCCTGTCTCCCTGATCCTTGTCTCCTACTGGAATATCATCTCCACTGTGATCCAGATGcagtctggggaggggaggctcaAGGCTTTCTCTACCTGTGGCTCCCATCTCATTGTTGTTGTCCTCTTTTATGGATCAGGAATATTTACCTACATGTGGCCAAATTCCAAGACCACAGAAGAATGGGATAAAATGATATCTGTGTTCTATACAGTGGTGACTCCAATGTTGAACCCCATAATTTATAGCCTGAGAAACAAGGACGTCAAAGGAAGTCTCAGGAAACTGACTGGAAGAAAGTCCTCTTCTCAGAGACAGTGA